From the Leucoraja erinacea ecotype New England chromosome 4, Leri_hhj_1, whole genome shotgun sequence genome, the window TTTGCGCAGCATCTTCCATGCCCAGAGCCCAGAGCTAGCGTGAATATCTCCTTCATAAATGACACAAGCCACACCTCCATTATTGATTTCTTGGGATGTGGATATTGCTTGGAGACAAGCACAATTTACCCATCAAAATGATGATAATGAGGCACCTTCTTGATCGGCTAAAATCCTCCTTGAGAAGGTACTCCCAGTTTTAATGCGTAGAGCACTCCAAATTTTAAACCCAACAACAATGGAAGAATGTGATTTTATGCATTTCATACAAAGCACTCACTTCATACTCCAACCACATGTACTGGTGGTAAAACAAATTCAAATATCCTGCAAGCTATCAGGTTTGTTGGGGCTGATCTCAACTGTAGAGTGTTCTGTGTACGAACCTGTGTTTTTTGAATCATGGAAAGGCTTAGGTAGTGAATTAGCCCCCTGCCTCTGACTTCCTCCTGGGGCCATGTTCTTAAGTTctaggaacaaaattaggccattggaCCCCATCaggtcgactctgccattcaatcacagttgATCTATCTATCTTAACCCCAATAcgtctgccttttccccatagcccctgacactcgtactaatcaagaacctatcaatctacaccttaaaacacaattgacttggcctccacatccttctgtggcaatgaattccaggttCATTAccgtgactaaataaattcctcatctcctttctaaaagttacGTCCTTTTATCCATGTAAATCCATGTAAATCTATTACTGGTCCAGTTGGGTTTCTGGTGAACAGGAACCCCAGTGACCAGACGGTGGGGAACTTACtgatggtaatgccattgaacATCAAAAGTTAGGTGGCTAGATGGGATTGGTCATCACTTGACATTTTTTGCAGGGACAATGTTATTTGCCACTTATCAGTCATGTTGTTAATGTTGTCTGCCTTGCTGTGGGCAGCCATAAACTGATTCTTATGCTGAAGAGTTGCAAATGCATCCCTGCACTTGAAAGGAAGGTCATTGAAGCAGCTAAACATGGCCCAGAATACTCTCCAGATGAATTCCTGCAGAGATACCCAAAAGCTGAAATGATTGACCGCTAACAACCATTGTGCAGAGAGTGACTCCAACCATTGCAGTATTTTCCTcttaagtcatacagcatggaaacaggatcatTGGCCTACCTtgcacacactgaccaacatatctcatttatactaatcccacctgcctacgtttgtcCCGTAtctctcaacctatcctatccatgtacccatctaaatgcttcttaaacattgagatagtaccTGGTTTAACCACTTTCTCCGGCAGttctatatacccatcaccctttgtgtaataaaaAGTTACCCTTGAGTTCCCATTAAatgttcccccctcaccttaaacccatgtactgtggttctcgattcccctactcttgatgCCACCAATTTCAGTTTTACTGTTGCAACATTTGGTCAAATATTGACCTCACCTTAGGAATTCAGCTCTTCATTTCACAATTAGACCCGATTGTGATGAGGTCAGAACGCTAAAGGTCCAGGCAAAACACACTTTCCATCAAGCTGATGATCAGAGAGAAATTAGGAGTGGCCCTGCTTTTTCTAGTTGGGATACATATACAATCTACCACCCAGTTTTTGGGTAGATGCCAGTGTTGTGCCTATCAGGGAACATAAGATTTGAGCAAGAGTAGGTTGTCCTGACATTCAAAGAAGCCATGGCTGACCTGCCCCAGGCTTCATCTCCTCTTGTGCCCAAACCCTtccagaaagattttttttttttactacatGCAGTGGCCTTGTATGAGAGGACAGCATTCTTTAAACTTAAATATTTGTCAACACAAAAGTAACAAATAACACATTGCAATTGTTGATAATGTGCACACAATCTTGTGAGTCGTAACTTGCAGCTACACCACTTACTGGTTTTGCTATTAGCTGGATCCACTCATTCAGGAAATTGAGAAGCTTCAATGCATCTGGAATATTATCCCCTTCGGAACAGAAAATAAGCAGCACTGCCAATGGGATACCTTCAGCGCAACTGGATAACGAGAACAACCATGAAAATCAGCACAAGCTGCAGGAATATTTCATCTTGCTGCAGATTTATTTGTTCTAACCAAGTAAAGCAGCCCTTTAATCATAATTAATACCATGTTTAGCAGGCCAAAGAGGCTATTTGGAACTGTCAATATTCCCTCTTGTAGGAGTTTGAATGTGGTAGTACCCTTAAAAGGTTTTGTAACAAAGGGCTCCCTCTGGTGATCCAGCTGGGAAGTGCCCCAAAACAATGCAGTCTTGAGcgcacattacagcacaggaaccttcAGTctaccttcagtccacaatgtctatgttgAACACAATGTCAATTatattaatctcctctgcttacacgtgatctatatccctccatttctaaATAGAAGAGAGACCACCATTAACATCTTGCTTTCTATAAATTCCTGACCTAATGGTCAGGAGCTCTCGAAGGCCGAAAAACAAAATCTCGGAGGACCTCCGTTTCCACCAAACTTCTTGCCAAACTTAGCTTaatgggaaaaggaatgggtgacgtttcaagtcgagacaattcttctttccttctctccagagatgatgccagtcccgttgaattactccagcattttgtatctatcgacggtgtaaaaccagcatttgcagttcattcctacacatgagAACATCCTGTCAGACAGAAGCCAAAACCTCTGACAATTGGCGAAAGAGACCAAAGTCACGACAAAAATGTAACCCCTTCTTCATTAACTGCAGCTACTGACATGGGCTGAATTAGGCTATAGTCCTAGTGCTCTTTTCAACTACTTTTCAGACCACTGCAAGGATTACATGTTTCTAAAACATCAAAAGTCTTCAATCACTGAAAAACAGCTTTACCTCTCTCAAGTCAACTACCTCTGAAATATCTATTTTAGTGTCAAACATGTACAAATTCTAAATCATCCAAACCTGACCGGCACTAGACACCCCCCCCACAGTGCACAAAGCACAAGCTacagaataactcagtgggtcaggcagcatctgtggaaagtcgATGAAACATGACCTGTACCAGACTCCTCTCCTAACCAAACGAACCCACAATGTAataaaaatgtcacctgtccattccctccacaaacattgccggacccgctgagttcctccagcagcacgTGCTtcgctcgagattccagcatctgtagctcctcatgtctccctctcctcatTATGTGGTAGCATTCCTTAACTGTGCCTACAAATCTGTTGTCCATCTGTGGCATCCTTGCCCTTCAACCCATTGACTGGTATCCCAACCACCCTTCTCTCTCAGTTTGAGAGATAGGAATGgagcactttattgtcacatgtgacaaggcacagtgaaattctttgcttgcattatgcaaatagtcaccacatacagTGCTGAcatagttacaaagtaccccagccggctcctcctttgtcctgccccctccatgccgggtcctccattgttcttcatacagcaaggaagcagtccctttggcccttcgagtcgatGCTGACCTTCGATCGCCCGCTCACTTTCctttggttagcacacaacaaaggcttttcactgtacgtctgtacacgtgacaattaaactcAGCTCAACACTCTCCGCGACAGCTTGAAGTTCCTTTCGTATTTGGAGATTTTGCACAAAATCCTTTTAATTCACTACTCTGTCTTTGCAAGTAGACACATTGTCTCAATTAAGTTGTTGTTCACCTCTCCTAACCCTCCTGGCCAGATTCCCAGTTTTCTTCAAaagaccctctgtgtaaaataaacctAGGAGTGTTGAGAATATCTTCAGCAGCCAGAACACACTGCGCCTTTCCAAGTGTGAACGTCTCAAGAATGCAAGTTAATAACttatgatttacaattttacaaattaaTCTTTACAATCAGAAACGACAGAAGATTGTACCAGTCATTGGCATGGAGATCAAAGATCAGTAAACATTTAGAGAGAGGCTGCCACACattaccagagacctgggtttaacccTGATTTCGGgtgctgtgtggtgtttgcatgttctcgctgtgaccgcatgGTTTCCTCCGGGCTCCCACATACcagactttgtaggttaattgggctctgaaCCTCTCTCAGTGAACACTGTTAGAACTCAGTTTCAGCACTTTGAATTTATATCCCCTACCTGTCAGTATAGAGTGACTTTGTGATCCCTCCGCCTGGGATAGAGAGCTCTTGTTCCACCTCGCTGATTCCCGGGAAGGCTGCCAccttttccatttctttccatttgAGGATCTGGAACTCATTTTCCATGATGTTCTGCAGAGCAGGCGTTGCTAAATATCGTAGTGGAGTGCTGTGAAGATGGAACAGGttctgaatgaagaagggtcccaaaccaaaacgtcacctatccatgttctactgaGATGCtacctaactcgctgagttactccagcactttgagtcctccACAGATTTTGAAATATTTGATCCGCTCCATCCTCTCAGATATTCCATTTTGACCTTTGCTTACCCGACTTTTTCTGCTACTTAAAATTTGTTCTACTTATAACTTCAAAGTTCTAATACAAGATCAGACAAACCATTAATTTTTGCTTTTCCTTTCATAGAAGTTGGAAGACAATTTTAAATTCTATTCAGCATGACAGCATTTTAAGTTTCACACAGATTTTTCATCTAAATTCAAGCAGCAATCAAATGCTAATTTTCACGACAGTGACAACGTTtgatctgctgccccagagacccaggtttgatcctgacgtcgGGTGGTAGTGTGGAGTGTTTGCAGACTATCTCTGTCTCcgttgcatgttcaccctgcgtAAATGAtaacatctatcacttgccaggcatttACCCGCCCCACCTCtcgtccagctttctcccccccatctcttcccACAAGACAATCGACTGAAGAAGCATCCCgctctgaaatgtcatctatccatgttctccagtgatgtggcctagcccgctgagttactccagcactgtccttTCCAAACAAAACATTTGGGGTTCACAGACAGGAAGGTTTTGGGAGATATGGGCCAGGGCCTATatgccctgccacagagggcagtggaggccaaatcactggttggatttaagagggggttagagttctaggagctagtggaatcaagggatatggggagaaggcaggcacggattattgattggggacgatcagccatgatcacaatgaatggcggtgctggctcaaagggcagaatggcctcctcctgcacctattttctatgtttctatgggactaGCTTGAATGAGAATTCTTGGTCAAcgcggacaagttgggccgaagagccggtTTCCATGCGGTGCGACTCTACTTGGGTTTACTTTCTTCAGATCCTGATCTAGGCCCTAGAACTCTGGCAGCTAGTCAAGCAACCTTGACTATTGGTTAAGATGTGGTAGTCTATACTACCACATCTTAACCCCTTAGCTGCATTGCAACCTCTCCCCACCATCACCTCTTCTGAAGGTTCAAAATTGATAAACTCTCTGAACACTTGTAATTGCAAAGGTTTCTTACTAAAAGCATTTCTATCCCCAGTTTgttctaaaaaaaaaagtcagaacTGAATAAGTCAACAAGCCATAAACATCGTTGCAAGGTCAGGTTTGTAGGATTAAATGTTTCTCATGAACTGTGACTGCAATAGCAAAGCAGAAATGTATTACTCAGATAGTGACACCAGGGCACTGAGCAGATAACAGGAATGGGCAGAGCCAGCATGATTTACCAAAGATAAAATCACatttgacaaatctgttggagttTTGAGGTTATAACCAGAATAGATTTATGGAAAACAGGTGTTGCATATTTTTACAAGTGCTCACAAAAAAGAGTTCTCATCAATAAACAAAAATACAAGGTAGATATTATCTGAAAAATTATTGAGTGTTGCCGTATTAGCCTTCAGGGTTAAAACTGAACACCAAGAGTAATTGAAACGGTGCAAGAACTTAAAACTATGTTGGAGTTCCATAATAAcataggcatagatagggtagacagtcagcacCTTCTTTCCACAGGGTGGAATATCCAACATTAAAGGGCATGTCTAAAGTTAGTTTAGGTGTCTCCtattgtgtcttgtgtggggggtggaaggggggtccGCTTTCGGTCAGCTCCTCAacagagaggtgactttttccatgtcgcctccatcgtggcctaacagcatggattggagcggcctttcccggaatcGGGCCCGGAacatcagcagcaggcgcagcgtggacttttccatcgcggagcggggcaaacccttgccgggggttgtcagagaggagtgctccgatcgctggcccggtgactttgacatcatgaggctgtggtctgcggagcttctagccgcgggcagggcatggacttaccatccggagtctgggatcccttgccggggatcgccagagaagagagctccgaccgccggcctgcggcctataacattctgaagccgcggtctccggtaggaaagtgccaattcgggacctccaagccgcggagtgtgtttccGACGTCGgaggtttgatcatcccgacgagagggcctgtacatcgggccgtccatagcagcgactacggaggggttatggccccgaccaccgGTGAACTAAAGAGGACTGGCTAAAccatgttgccttccaccacagttcagaatgctgtggtggatgtttgtgttaaatcttattgtatattgtgtgttctttttaagtgtatcgctgctggcaaattcatttcactgcaccttcggatgcatgtgacgaataaaattctACAGAAGGGAGAAATGTTTCATGGAGATGtcgggggcaagttttttttaaacaagttcaagttcagcgGAGAGGTGAGGATCTGAAACACAATGCCAGGTGTGGTGATGGAGGTAGATAAGATAgtagtatttaagaggcttttaaaaggcacatggaactgcagggaatggagggataagcgtcatgtacaagcagatgagatcagtttaacggcatcatattagcacaaacaatgtgggccgaagtaaagcgcacaggaacaggccctgttctatggtctatgttcaAAACCATTTTCCTATCCAGAAATCCAGACTTTTAAGTCCTTTTGGAAAGAATGTCACCCACACCCTTCAGAATCCAGCCGGAGATGTAGTGAAGCTGCCAAAGTCCTTGCTTGGATCAGAACTGAGCTCCAAGGCTCAGGATACTGTTCATCCACTGAGCCTACTGAAGGTTAATGTTAGCGTTCCCAAGTGTTAAATGTTATGCAAGATGCCAAGCTTACCCAACGAGCTGCTGGTCAACACGGTGATGGGCAAAGCTGCTGGACAGGACAACAACCCGACTGAACTCGCTCTCCTTAATCCACGATAGAATCTGCTGTCGGAATGAGCGCTGTTTCCCCTACAAAAGGCAGCAGAAACACTGGCTGCAACATCAACATTTCAAAAGGAAACAGGtcaatttacacatgcacactggagttttgtttagtttggagatagtgtgggaacaggcctttcagcccagagTTTGCATCGATCAAcgttcacctgttcacactagttgaatgtcatccactccctgcacactaggggcaatttacctaagccaattaacctacaaacctatacgtctttcaagtgtgggaggaaaccggagctcccggaaaaactcatgcagtcacaaggaaaatgtgcaaactctgtacagatagcaccgtagtcaggatcaaacccaggttgatttctccaatttcaagtacctcctccattccctctccctctcccacccaaattatcctactagttccactgttcacgcccttgtatcccttcattatcacctcttcccaagccaacaatgcgtcattatgggctccacctttctttgatcatcaGTTGTCAATTTtgtgactgacatatgatgaaagaatgggccgactgggcttgtattcattgtaatttagaaggatgagagggcgtcTTATAGAAATAGATAAacttcttaaggaattggacaggctagatgcaggaaaaatgttcccaatgttgggggcgtccataaccaggggtcacagtttaagaataaggggtagcccatttaggactgagatgaggaaaaacgttttcacccagagagttgtgcatctgtggaattctctggccaattcactggatgtgttagagttagatataactcttagggctaatggaatcaagggatgtgggagaaagcaggaacagggtactgattttggatgatcagccatgatcatattgaatgtcagtactggcttgaagagctgaatagcctactactgcacctattttctgtgtttctcatATTTCACAGTGTCATTCCTTCTCAGTAGGGTCCTGactctaaacatcacctatccatagatagacacaaagtgctggagtacctcagcgggtcagaccttttcttacctccagttccctcccctctactgtcagtctgaagaagggtccggatccgacctgaaacgtcacccatcctttttctccagagatgctgcctgacccgtcaaaTGTACCCTTCTTTGGGTCCAGCGATCAAAATTCAAGCACACTCTGAATTAAATGTACATCAAGTTCCTTCCTTTTGTATTGAATCCCTTCACTGTAAAGGCTAACACAGCATTTgcctttttaattttaaaaaagtttAAGGTAATCAAATCAAGTCAATGTGGTCTAATGAAAGGCAAATTATAGTTGACAAATTTGCTGAAGTTCTTCAAAGGATGTTGGGAACAGGGTCGATAGAGGGAAACCTGCATATGTGGATTTCCAGCAGATTAAAGAACAAGGTACCACGTAAAGGGCAGGTGCACAAGGTAAGAGTCCATGGTAGATCTCTTCTCAGAGAGGGTGGTGCATCTCTCAGATTATAATTTAAATCAGACAGAGCATCACTTAGAAGCAGTGGAAAAAAGAGAAATTATTGTAAATTCATCCACAAAGGGGAGACATTTCTCTATTATGGATTTCACAGATTGATAAATGACAATATTTTGGAATGACCTTTGCCAGACAACTGATTGCTTCATTTTTCAGTTATTCTTAATGTGGAGCTTGGATCTCAAGACAAAAATGATAGAAAATAACGTAATTTATTGGTGTGAAAGGCTTCTGAAGTTTAATCAACTCCAATTAGTCACTCTGGTGTCCTTGGGTTTCAAAGACTTGGTAAATGTATGAATGCCATGTTTCACTCGGTATACATTAAAACTAACCCTTTGAATCAAAACTACTTTTTTGTTCAAATAAGTCATTTGGGGTGTCTCTTAGGCCCCAATTCCATATTGGTGAACAGTTTCCTGTAGATTTCAACAGATTGAATTCAGCAAAGACAAACAACCTTTCCGATTATatcagaagagtctcaacccgaaacatgacccattccttttatctagatatgctgcctgacccgctgagttattccagcattttgtatctttctgaTTTTATAGCTCTAAATACCTGAACAATTGGCGATCGGATCTGTAGGACAGCCAACTTCCGGTCTGCCGATGCATAAACTGTTAAATGAAAATAGCAACACATGAGGCTATCGTTTTTATAGTGAGGTTTTGAAATTATaatcaaattattttcaaaaataatttatgcTCATAAAGTAATCTAATACATTTGAAAGAAATGACCAGTTATTACATTCAACTACCTCACAAATACACTATTTCTCAGCAGCAGAGACTTCCACATTCAGTAGAGTCTGGAAatctaaatttaaaaaagaaaacgtttaaaatactcagcaggtcaagcagcatctgtggggagagaaatgtTTTAGATAAACGTTCATAAGATTCAAGATATGCTTAGTTGTTCATTcagatttgtatttttattatcacatgacatgtcacagtgaaattctttgttttgtacaCAAGGTACGCAGAGTCGCTATGTATAgggtgccaacaaagttacaaagcattcGGGCCGCCCGGAGCGGCGACAGCGaagggctcgggaggccctgaccacaggtgaacatcaggaacattagaggaagatgactgactttggtgccttccctcacagtgggaaacttttgattctgctgggtgggaatgttttatgttgaactctatcatgtgttgtgttctttatttttattgtatagctgtatggtgatcacacatttcactgtgccaactggcacatgtgacaaataaatgtatcttgaagtCCCAATCAAAGTCATAGAGCAGAGCTGATCTTTGGTCCCAATGGGGCCTCTTTGTGCTCAGCAAGAAATTTGCCCCAATGTCGGTCTTCCTTTTCATAAtctaaaaaatgtattaaaatatccAGAATTTCCAGTTCTCCAGGCACATTACTCAAACTTTTACATTAAAATCGGCCACAATCTCTTTGCTTTTTTCAATGCAGAAAGTTACTCCACTCACCCTCACAGCTGGTGCACATTTCTGAAGAGTTCTCAGAAGTCGTTGCATACGGATCGTTTCCCACCACTGGTACAAGGCCATCACTGTGGATATAACCGACCCGTGGCAGACCAAGTGTGGAGATGATCAGATCCACTGATAATTGGCCAACATTTCCCACAGAAACAACTGGCTGCAACCACAAAAGATCAGTTCACCATAACTTTGAAAAACAGCGTATTATGCAATTACTTTGGAGCCAAATCCTAATTACTCCTTAACCTACACTGCCCCCTCACAAAATGATAGATATTGTTATGGATATCATTAGACTCAAGCCCAACGTATATGGCTCCATGAAAAGTGTGTGAACAAAGACAAAGACTATAGGAacaagccatacagcatggaaacaggctcttcctcCCCACTTACCCAcagtgaccaacatgtcccatctacactagtctcacccaccagcatttggctcatatccctctaaaactgtcctctACATgcaactgtctaaatgtttcttaaactttggcccagCAGTCATGGACTAGATGCTGGGGTCACACTTCCCAGGAACATCAGAAAGGCAGATCTGTCGGTGACGTTCCTGTGGCTGACATTCCTGTACTCGCCTGCCCTCTCAGAATCCATGGCACTTGCTTGAAAAAGATAGTTCTCAGTGTCCTAACTAATCGTTTTTCCCACCAATAAACAGCACAAGGTTATCAGGTGATCTTGGAGGCACGAGAGACTGCAAATGCCTGAATCTTGAAAAAAAGGTGCTGAAggagctcagcggatcaggcaacatatgtggagggaaatggataagtAATGTTATTGGTGGAACCCTTTACTTTTTTCTAGATTAAAGATACTGCATAGAATCAGGCCTTCACTCTACACCAGCCAtcaatcacactagttctgttactcCACGTTCGCATCCATTCCTCTCACACAAGAGGCCAAGCTGCACTTCTTTGGGTGAAACCCACtcagttacagagaaatgtgCAAATTAACCATTAACATTtcgttaaactaaactacactccaCACAGAACACACCCGAGAtcacgatcaaacccaggtctattGCACTGAGGAGGTGGTTTTATCAGTTGCATCAATCCTTCTGTAATCTAATCATATGCAGCGAAGTAGTGTTTAGCTTGTAATTACATCTTTCCGAGCCTTGTGCACAGTTCCAGTTGCTCAACAATAAAATGCGAGTGCAAACACAGTCCTCTTTGGCATATTAAACTGCACACTACATTACATGTGCTTCTTCTTTCCTCTTTAGTTCTCAGTTGTGGACAAAGGACCGAGTTTCACCTTGCTGCTCCTCtgtcatttcctccacagatgctgcccacctGCTGAGTAGgtgaactggaggaacagcacctcaatttcgcttgggcaacttacaacccaggtgTATGGTGATTtcactcatttcaagtaacccctgcatcccctctctctctattcctctcccACCTGGGTGGTCATACTAGTTTCAATGTCATCCTGGTGAGCTTCATTGTCTGTATAGCTCATTAACAtcgaccccacagccaacaatagactattgtgggctccacttttccttgatcatcttactttattgcatatatttcattcattctatatctctctacatcaccgactATATCTTTCGTCtgctctcccctaactctctgaagaaggattttcaatcctaaacgtcacctcttcctgagttactccagcattttgtgtctatctttcctcgAGCTGTTGGTCTCTGCTGATGACCTCAAAAGGTGAGATCTTGCTGTGTAAAAGACCGCCAACCCTTTCCCACCGCGAGTGGGGATGCAACGGGCGCTGCACAAACACGATCGTATCGAGgacggggtgagggggagaggacagGGTGAGGTGGagaagaggggtgagggggagaggaggggtggaacAATGGGTGaggaaggttgggggggggggggggggggggggaggtgtttggggtcagggtgtgtggggagggggaggcagaggTCCTCAGCGGGGGTATATATCGACCATGACCAGGAGGGGTGAGGGTCTGcaatagaccagacattttgatagaaatacaacaaacactattcagaattcaaatgatggggcttacagtcatatttttatgggtaccagcacacattggcattagaggaaacgaaatggcagataaggtagcaaaagaggtaacaaaaagaagtaagattgatttaagtattaacataggtaaaactgaaatcaaagacattattaagcaaagactgaaggaaagatggcaaaagcaatgggaggaagagcggaaaggacggtggttctacagagtccagaggaaagtgggagagatgagatgtgcaggaaagaacagagaagaggagacagtgatttcaagaattagatttggacacactggtctgaacagtacactttttgtaatgggcaagcataatacaggcagatgtgaatactgtgggcaagaggaaacgatagagcatgtcattgtacattgtgagaggtatgaggaggagagagaacggatgagtgagcagttcagaaaagaaggagtacaatttgatttggtagatattttgcaagggagttcaaataagtgctatcaaatcctgatgctttttcttagggtaaccaatttgttcggaaggatataggttattagaatatgtaatggtgttgtttgatccacactccatgccagttggtggcggtaatgcaccaaaaaagttgtttgccaaccgccaaaaaacactatatagaaga encodes:
- the psmg2 gene encoding proteasome assembly chaperone 2; translation: MSPLFVARGAAVNLRGLVLVMPVVSVGNVGQLSVDLIISTLGLPRVGYIHSDGLVPVVGNDPYATTSENSSEMCTSCEVYASADRKLAVLQIRSPIVQGKQRSFRQQILSWIKESEFSRVVVLSSSFAHHRVDQQLVGTPLRYLATPALQNIMENEFQILKWKEMEKVAAFPGISEVEQELSIPGGGITKSLYTDSCAEGIPLAVLLIFCSEGDNIPDALKLLNFLNEWIQLIAKPNDQQPMSQPQWKIPSSWRLLFGSGIPPALF